Proteins encoded in a region of the Podarcis muralis chromosome 2, rPodMur119.hap1.1, whole genome shotgun sequence genome:
- the LOC114592077 gene encoding thymosin beta-15A homolog, with the protein MCDKPDLSEVEKFDKKKLKKTNTEEKNTLPSQETIQQEKESAKCS; encoded by the exons ATGTGTGACAAACCCGACCTCTCCGAAGTGGAGAAGTTTGATAAGAAGAAGCTGAAGAAAACCAACACGGAGGAGAAGAACACGCTTCCTTCGCAGGAGA CCATCCAACAGGAGAAGGAATCTGCGAAGTGCTCATAG